Below is a window of Bacillota bacterium DNA.
ATCGGCCAGCGTGGGGCGCGTGCGCTCCTTGAGGTCGTAGCGCACCCGCACGGCCGGCTTCTCCAGCGCGATGATCCGTCGCAGGTCGATAGGCGTTCCGATGACCACCACATCCACGGGGGTTGCCCGGATCGTCTCCTCCAGTTCCCGGACCTGATCTTCTCCGTACCCCATGGCGGGCAGGATGTCCTGCAGGTGCGGGTAGCGGGCGAACGCTTCCCGGATCGACCCCACCGCGTAAGGCCGGGGATCCACCAGTAAGGCGCCATGGCGGCGAGCTGCGATAGCGCCCGCCCCGTAGCGCATCTCGCCGTGGGTCAGGGTGGGGCCGTCCTCGATGACCAGCGCCCGCCGCCCCGCCAGCAGGTCCGGCCGGTCGACGGTGATGGGGGACTCCGCCTCCACCACCACGGCCTCCGGGTTGAGCGCCCGGATGCTCCTGCGTACCGCTTCGACGGCCTCGGGCGGGGCGGTGTCCACTTTGTTGATGACCGCCACGTGGGCCATGCGAGCGTTGGTCTCGCCGGGGTGGTAGGTGCGCTCGTGGTCGGCCCGGTGGGGGTCCAGCACCACGATGTGCAGGTCTGGCCGGTAGAAGGGGAAGTCGTTGTTGCCCCCGTCCCACACGACGACGTCCGCCTCGGCCTGCGCCCGGTCCAGGATCGCGCCGTAATCGACCCCGGCGTACACCACGCTGCCGCGATCGATGTGCGGCTCGTACTCCTCCCGTTCCTCGATGGTGCAGTGGTAACGCTCGAGATCCTCGTAGGAGGCGAAGCGCTGCACCGCCTGCTCCTCGAGCCGACCGTACGGCATCGGGTGGCGCACCACCGCCACCCGCACCCTCTGCTCTCTCAGCACCCCGACCACGCGCCGGGTCGTCTGGCTCTTGCCGGCTCCGGTGCGCACCGCTGTCACCGCCACGACGGGTACCCGAGCCTTGAGCATGGTGGAGGCCGGGCCCATCAACCGGAAGTCTGCCCCCGCGGCCAGCACCGTGGAAGCACGGTTCATCACGTACGTGTGCGGAACGTCGCTGTACGCGAAGACCACCTCGTCGGCGTGCAGTTCCCGGATGAGCCGTGAAAGCTCTCGCTCGGGATAGATGGGGATGCCCTGCGGGTAGCGCGGCCCTGCGAGGCTGGGCGGGTAGATGCGCCCCTCGATGTTCGGAATCTGGGCGGCCGTGAAAGCCACCACTTCGTAGTCGGGATTGTGCCGGAAGAAGACGTTGAAGTTGTGGAAATCCCGTCCCGCCGCCCCCATGATGATGACCCGCGTTGGCCTGGTACCCACCTTGGCCTCTCCCCTTCCGTGTTGTCAAGCTTGCGCCCCGAGGAGCAGCATCAGGATGGCCTTCTGCGCGTACAGGCGGTTTTCGGCCTCGTCCCACACCACCGAGTGCGGCCCATCGATGACCTCGTCGGTGATCTCCTCGCCCCGGTGGGCCGGCAGGCAGTGCATGACGATGACGCCTGGCGACGCCTCGGAAACCAGGCGGGCGTTGATCTGGTAAGCCGCCAGGTCCCGTACCCGCCGGTCGTGTTCGGCCTCCTGCCCCATGCTGGCCCAGACGTCCGTGTAGATGACGTCCGCGCCCCGCACGGCCTGGTGCGGGTCCTCGGTCAGCTCGACGCTCCCGCCGGAAGCCGCCGCGTCGGCCCTCGCGGCGCTGACGGACTCCGCGTCAAGCTGGTAGCCGGGCGGGCTTGCCACTACGACGTGGAGCCCAAGCCTTGCCCCGCCCAACATGAGCGAGCGCGCGACGTTGTTGCCGTCGCCCACGTAGGCGAGCCGCACGCCCGCCAGCCTTCCGGTGCGCTCCTGGATGGTCATGAAGTCCGCCAGGGCCTGCGCCGGGTGCAGGTGGTCCGTCAGGCCGTTGATGACGGGGATGGTCGCCGCCCGGGCCAGGTCCACCACGTCCTGGTGCGCGTACGTGCGGACCATGATGGCGTCCACGTAGCGGGAGAGCACCCTTCCCGTGTCCTCGATGGTCTCCCCGCGCCGCAACTGCAGCTCCTGGGCGCTCAGGAACAGGGCGTGGCCGCCGAGCTGGTACATGGCCACCTCGAAGGAGACCCGCGTCCGGGTCGAGGGTTTGTGGAAGATCATGGCAAGCGTGCGCCCCGCCAGGGGTGAGATGCGTATCCCCGCCCGCTGCCAGGCCTTCAGCAGGTGAGCCAGGTCCAGCATGCGCAGGAGCTCTGCCCGGGAGAAGTCCCGCAGGCACAGAAGGTCCCGGCCCACAAGCCCGCGGGCCGTCTGGTCTTCCAGCAAGCGTTTGAGTTCGCCCATCCGAGAAAGCGAGACCTCCATGACTCTGTACGAACCTCCCATCCCGGCGGCCGATCACCGCTCCTTGCTTTAAGGTGCCTGCCGGCCAGTGTATTCAGCGCTGAATAAACGGGCGCGCGCAGCCCTGT
It encodes the following:
- a CDS encoding cyclic 2,3-diphosphoglycerate synthase, whose amino-acid sequence is MGAAGRDFHNFNVFFRHNPDYEVVAFTAAQIPNIEGRIYPPSLAGPRYPQGIPIYPERELSRLIRELHADEVVFAYSDVPHTYVMNRASTVLAAGADFRLMGPASTMLKARVPVVAVTAVRTGAGKSQTTRRVVGVLREQRVRVAVVRHPMPYGRLEEQAVQRFASYEDLERYHCTIEEREEYEPHIDRGSVVYAGVDYGAILDRAQAEADVVVWDGGNNDFPFYRPDLHIVVLDPHRADHERTYHPGETNARMAHVAVINKVDTAPPEAVEAVRRSIRALNPEAVVVEAESPITVDRPDLLAGRRALVIEDGPTLTHGEMRYGAGAIAARRHGALLVDPRPYAVGSIREAFARYPHLQDILPAMGYGEDQVRELEETIRATPVDVVVIGTPIDLRRIIALEKPAVRVRYDLKERTRPTLAD
- the argF gene encoding ornithine carbamoyltransferase; amino-acid sequence: MGELKRLLEDQTARGLVGRDLLCLRDFSRAELLRMLDLAHLLKAWQRAGIRISPLAGRTLAMIFHKPSTRTRVSFEVAMYQLGGHALFLSAQELQLRRGETIEDTGRVLSRYVDAIMVRTYAHQDVVDLARAATIPVINGLTDHLHPAQALADFMTIQERTGRLAGVRLAYVGDGNNVARSLMLGGARLGLHVVVASPPGYQLDAESVSAARADAAASGGSVELTEDPHQAVRGADVIYTDVWASMGQEAEHDRRVRDLAAYQINARLVSEASPGVIVMHCLPAHRGEEITDEVIDGPHSVVWDEAENRLYAQKAILMLLLGAQA